In Oreochromis aureus strain Israel breed Guangdong linkage group 20, ZZ_aureus, whole genome shotgun sequence, the following are encoded in one genomic region:
- the ptges3a gene encoding prostaglandin E synthase 3 isoform X1, with product MHRQPAAAKWYDRRDSVFIEFCVEDSKDVQVNFDKSKFSFSCVSGTDDIKHQNAVELFGEIDPKESKHRRTDRSVLCCLRKAEPGKSWPRLTKDKAKCNWLSVDFNNWKDWEDDSDEDLSSFDKFSEMMNSMGGDDLPDLDGADDEHESADSDDEKMPDLE from the exons ATGCATAGGCAGCCTGCAGCAGCCAAGTGGTATGACAGACGAGACTCTGTCTTTATAGAGTTTTGCGTGGAGGACAGTAAAGATGTGCAAGTAAACTTTGACAAGTCAAAATTCAGTTTCAG CTGTGTCAGTGGAACAGATGATATCAAACACCAGAATGCAGTGGAGCTTTTTGGAGAGATTGACCCTAAA GAATCCAAACACAGACGCACTGACAggtctgtgttgtgttgtttacGAAAAGCAGAGCCTGGGAAGTCATGGCCAAGACTTACCAAAGACAAGGCAAAG TGCAACTGGCTAAGTGTGGATTTCAATAATTGGAAAGACTGGGAAGATGACTCAGATGAGGACTTGTCAAGTTTTGACAAATTCTCAGAG ATGATGAATAGCATGGGTGGGGATGATCTACCAGATTTAGATGGAGCAGATGATGAG CACGAGTCTGCAGACAGCGATGATGAAA aaatgcctgatctTGAGTAG
- the ptges3a gene encoding prostaglandin E synthase 3 isoform X2 — protein MQPAAAKWYDRRDSVFIEFCVEDSKDVQVNFDKSKFSFSCVSGTDDIKHQNAVELFGEIDPKESKHRRTDRSVLCCLRKAEPGKSWPRLTKDKAKCNWLSVDFNNWKDWEDDSDEDLSSFDKFSEMMNSMGGDDLPDLDGADDEHESADSDDEKMPDLE, from the exons at GCAGCCTGCAGCAGCCAAGTGGTATGACAGACGAGACTCTGTCTTTATAGAGTTTTGCGTGGAGGACAGTAAAGATGTGCAAGTAAACTTTGACAAGTCAAAATTCAGTTTCAG CTGTGTCAGTGGAACAGATGATATCAAACACCAGAATGCAGTGGAGCTTTTTGGAGAGATTGACCCTAAA GAATCCAAACACAGACGCACTGACAggtctgtgttgtgttgtttacGAAAAGCAGAGCCTGGGAAGTCATGGCCAAGACTTACCAAAGACAAGGCAAAG TGCAACTGGCTAAGTGTGGATTTCAATAATTGGAAAGACTGGGAAGATGACTCAGATGAGGACTTGTCAAGTTTTGACAAATTCTCAGAG ATGATGAATAGCATGGGTGGGGATGATCTACCAGATTTAGATGGAGCAGATGATGAG CACGAGTCTGCAGACAGCGATGATGAAA aaatgcctgatctTGAGTAG
- the dtx3 gene encoding probable E3 ubiquitin-protein ligase DTX3 isoform X2, which produces MSVSAGQGSDEVLVSQAVWDYLTAAGRPWLIDFQHKQGMSAGIIRRGERGGCCAVRLQPVEGSRSVGAGVMDAPISSETRKAFIDLCRCARKEMSKQEGGSKRKRALLPCVGVLEQNGEGSLLQPPPPQPRRSQRQQQRFKKPVDEEACVMLHEAAQRKDVDSGMASHGETEDSNTCSICMGDIVEKTTLEKCGHSFCRSCLDQAFKVKKACPVCRLVYGQLIGNQPANGSMIVERDPDLELPGHEGYGCICIIYSFPPGLQSPEHPNPGVRYPGTDRVAYLPDSPEGNRVLGLLRRAFEQRLIFTIGTSMTTGMQNVITWNDIHHKTSIWGGPRCFGYPDPTYLVRVTEELREKGITAD; this is translated from the exons ATGAGTGTGAGTGCTGGCCAGGGCAGTGATGAGGTGCTGGTTTCACAGGCAGTGTGGGATTACCTGACTGCAGCTGGGCGGCCCTGGCTCATTGACTTCCAGCACAAGCAGGGGATGAGTGCTGGTATCATTAGGCGAGGAGAGAGGGGGGGCTGCTGTGCTGTTCGGCTGCAGCCGGTGGAAGGCTCGAGGAGCGTTGGGGCTGGTGTGATGGATGCACCCATCTCCAGCGAGACGCGAAAAGCTTTCATTGACTTATGCCGTTGTGCCCGCAAAGAAATGAGCAAACAGGAGGGGGGATCCAAGAGGAAGAGGGCTCTGCTGCCCTGTGTGGGAGTCCTGGAGCAGAACGGAGAGGGGAGCCTGCTCCAGCCTCCACCTCCCCAGCCTCGGCGCTCCCAGAGACAGCAGCAGAGGTTCAAGAAGCCTGTTGACGAGGAGGCGTGCGTCATGCTCCACGAGGCTGCCCAGAGGAAAGACGTGGACTCCGGCATGGCTTCCCACGGTGAAACCGAGGACAGTAATACTTGCTCGATCTGCATGGGGGACATAGTGGAGAAGACTACCCTGGAAAAATGTGGCCATTCTTTCTGTCGCTCTTGCCTGGATCAAGCCTTTAAAGTGAAGAAAGCGTGTCCCGTCTGTCGGCTCGTGTATGGGCAGCTGATTGGGAATCAGCCTGCCAATGGCTCAATGATTGTAGAACGAGATCCTGATCTGGAGCTTCCTGGCCATGAAGGCTATGGGTGTATCTGCATCATCTACAGCTTCCCTCCTGGCTTACAGTCG CCAGAACATCCCAACCCGGGTGTGCGGTACCCAGGAACAGACCGTGTGGCCTACCTCCCTGACAGCCCTGAGGGGAACCGTGTGCTGGGCCTGCTACGCCGGGCCTTCGAACAGCGCCTTATCTTCACCATCGGTACCTCCATGACTACGGGCATGCAAAACGTCATCACCTGGAATGACATTCACCACAAGACCTCAATATGGGGCGGGCCGCGCTG TTTCGGCTATCCTGACCCTACGTACTTGGTGCGAGTGACAGAGGAGCTCAGAGAGAAGGGCATCACAGCGGACTGA
- the dtx3 gene encoding probable E3 ubiquitin-protein ligase DTX3 isoform X1, with amino-acid sequence MGSQVSSDEMSVSAGQGSDEVLVSQAVWDYLTAAGRPWLIDFQHKQGMSAGIIRRGERGGCCAVRLQPVEGSRSVGAGVMDAPISSETRKAFIDLCRCARKEMSKQEGGSKRKRALLPCVGVLEQNGEGSLLQPPPPQPRRSQRQQQRFKKPVDEEACVMLHEAAQRKDVDSGMASHGETEDSNTCSICMGDIVEKTTLEKCGHSFCRSCLDQAFKVKKACPVCRLVYGQLIGNQPANGSMIVERDPDLELPGHEGYGCICIIYSFPPGLQSPEHPNPGVRYPGTDRVAYLPDSPEGNRVLGLLRRAFEQRLIFTIGTSMTTGMQNVITWNDIHHKTSIWGGPRCFGYPDPTYLVRVTEELREKGITAD; translated from the exons ATGGGATCACAAG TTTCCTCTGATGAGATGAGTGTGAGTGCTGGCCAGGGCAGTGATGAGGTGCTGGTTTCACAGGCAGTGTGGGATTACCTGACTGCAGCTGGGCGGCCCTGGCTCATTGACTTCCAGCACAAGCAGGGGATGAGTGCTGGTATCATTAGGCGAGGAGAGAGGGGGGGCTGCTGTGCTGTTCGGCTGCAGCCGGTGGAAGGCTCGAGGAGCGTTGGGGCTGGTGTGATGGATGCACCCATCTCCAGCGAGACGCGAAAAGCTTTCATTGACTTATGCCGTTGTGCCCGCAAAGAAATGAGCAAACAGGAGGGGGGATCCAAGAGGAAGAGGGCTCTGCTGCCCTGTGTGGGAGTCCTGGAGCAGAACGGAGAGGGGAGCCTGCTCCAGCCTCCACCTCCCCAGCCTCGGCGCTCCCAGAGACAGCAGCAGAGGTTCAAGAAGCCTGTTGACGAGGAGGCGTGCGTCATGCTCCACGAGGCTGCCCAGAGGAAAGACGTGGACTCCGGCATGGCTTCCCACGGTGAAACCGAGGACAGTAATACTTGCTCGATCTGCATGGGGGACATAGTGGAGAAGACTACCCTGGAAAAATGTGGCCATTCTTTCTGTCGCTCTTGCCTGGATCAAGCCTTTAAAGTGAAGAAAGCGTGTCCCGTCTGTCGGCTCGTGTATGGGCAGCTGATTGGGAATCAGCCTGCCAATGGCTCAATGATTGTAGAACGAGATCCTGATCTGGAGCTTCCTGGCCATGAAGGCTATGGGTGTATCTGCATCATCTACAGCTTCCCTCCTGGCTTACAGTCG CCAGAACATCCCAACCCGGGTGTGCGGTACCCAGGAACAGACCGTGTGGCCTACCTCCCTGACAGCCCTGAGGGGAACCGTGTGCTGGGCCTGCTACGCCGGGCCTTCGAACAGCGCCTTATCTTCACCATCGGTACCTCCATGACTACGGGCATGCAAAACGTCATCACCTGGAATGACATTCACCACAAGACCTCAATATGGGGCGGGCCGCGCTG TTTCGGCTATCCTGACCCTACGTACTTGGTGCGAGTGACAGAGGAGCTCAGAGAGAAGGGCATCACAGCGGACTGA